From one Falsibacillus pallidus genomic stretch:
- a CDS encoding YuiA family protein: MKMIESKVKKCDYCSGKGYFQLVLGGSETCPCCGGTGKKNL, from the coding sequence ATGAAAATGATCGAATCCAAAGTTAAAAAATGCGACTATTGCTCTGGCAAAGGTTATTTTCAATTGGTTCTAGGCGGATCAGAAACGTGCCCATGCTGCGGGGGGACAGGAAAAAAGAATCTCTGA